From Streptomyces sp. TLI_105, the proteins below share one genomic window:
- a CDS encoding TldD/PmbA family protein — MVHQIDPSFVALPLRALADAALARARALGAEHADFRLERVRSASWRLRDAKPSGSSDTTDLGYAVRVVHGGAWGFASGVDLTMDGAARVASQAVAMAKLSAKVIAAAGSDERVELAGEPVHAEKTWVSSYEIDPFSVPAEEKSALLADWSARLLGAEGVAHVDASLLTVHENKFYADTAGTVTTQQRVRLHPQLTAVAVDETTGEFDSMRTIAPPVGRGWEYLTGTGWDWDKELDEIPGLLAEKMRAPSVEAGRYDLVVDPSNLWLTIHESIGHATELDRALGYEAAYAGTSFATFDQLGKLAYGSSIMNVTGDRTAEHGLATVGFDDEGVEAQSWDLVKDGTLVGYQLDRRIAKLTGLGRSNGCAFADSPAHVPVQRMANVSLQPDPGGLSTEDLIGGVERGIYVVGDRSWSIDMQRYNFQFTGQRFFRIENGRLAGQLRDVAYQATTTDFWGSMEQVGGPQTYVLGGAFNCGKAQPGQVAAVSHGCPSALFRGVNILNTTQEAGR, encoded by the coding sequence GTGGTCCATCAGATCGACCCTTCGTTCGTCGCGCTGCCGTTGCGGGCGCTCGCCGACGCGGCGCTCGCCCGGGCGCGCGCGCTGGGTGCCGAGCACGCGGACTTCCGCCTGGAGCGGGTGCGCAGCGCCTCGTGGCGGCTGCGCGACGCCAAACCGTCCGGGTCCTCGGACACCACGGACCTGGGCTACGCGGTGCGGGTGGTGCACGGCGGGGCCTGGGGCTTCGCGTCCGGCGTCGACCTGACGATGGACGGGGCCGCGCGGGTCGCCTCGCAGGCGGTCGCCATGGCCAAGCTGTCGGCGAAGGTGATCGCGGCGGCCGGTTCGGACGAGCGCGTGGAGCTGGCCGGGGAGCCGGTGCACGCGGAGAAGACGTGGGTCTCCTCGTACGAGATCGACCCGTTCTCCGTCCCCGCCGAGGAGAAGAGCGCGCTGCTCGCCGACTGGAGCGCGCGGCTGCTCGGGGCGGAGGGCGTGGCGCACGTGGACGCCTCGCTGCTCACCGTCCACGAGAACAAGTTCTACGCGGACACGGCCGGCACCGTGACCACCCAGCAGCGCGTCCGGCTGCACCCGCAGCTCACGGCGGTCGCCGTGGACGAGACGACCGGCGAGTTCGACTCGATGCGGACGATCGCGCCGCCGGTCGGGCGGGGCTGGGAGTACCTGACGGGGACCGGCTGGGACTGGGACAAGGAGCTCGACGAGATCCCGGGGCTGCTCGCCGAGAAGATGCGGGCGCCGAGCGTGGAGGCGGGCCGGTACGACCTGGTCGTCGACCCGTCGAACCTGTGGCTGACGATCCACGAGTCCATCGGGCACGCCACCGAGCTGGACCGGGCGCTGGGCTACGAGGCGGCCTACGCGGGCACCTCCTTCGCCACCTTCGACCAGCTGGGCAAGCTGGCGTACGGTTCCTCGATCATGAACGTGACGGGTGACCGGACCGCCGAGCACGGTCTCGCCACGGTCGGCTTCGACGACGAGGGCGTCGAGGCGCAGAGCTGGGACCTGGTGAAGGACGGCACGCTCGTCGGCTACCAGCTGGACCGGCGGATCGCGAAGCTCACGGGCCTCGGCCGGTCGAACGGCTGCGCCTTCGCCGACTCCCCCGCGCACGTCCCGGTGCAGCGGATGGCGAACGTCTCGCTCCAGCCGGACCCGGGCGGTCTGTCGACGGAGGACCTGATCGGGGGCGTGGAGCGCGGCATCTACGTGGTCGGCGACCGGTCCTGGTCGATCGACATGCAGCGCTACAACTTCCAGTTCACCGGCCAGCGCTTCTTCCGCATCGAGAACGGCCGCCTCGCCGGACAGCTGCGGGACGTGGCGTACCAGGCGACGACCACCGACTTCTGGGGCTCGATGGAGCAGGTCGGCGGCCCGCAGACGTACGTCCTCGGCGGCGCCTTCAACTGCGGCAAGGCCCAGCCGGGCCAGGTCGCCGCCGTCTCGCACGGCTGCCCGTCCGCCCTCTTCCGGGGCGTCAACATCCTGAACACGACGCAGGAGGCCGGTCGATGA